One Streptomyces sp. NBC_01217 genomic region harbors:
- a CDS encoding MFS transporter yields MPSPYRAIFAAPGTKGFSAAGFIGRMPLSMMGIGVVTMVSQLTGRYGLAGALTATLAMSAAAIGPQISRLVDRHGQRRVLRPATLVALAAVTGLLICAQQRLPDWTLFVFAAGAGCVPSVGAMTRARWAEIYHGSPQRLHTAYSWESIVDEVCFIFGPIVSIGLSTAWFPEAGPLLAAGFLLVGVFWLTAQRATEPVPHPREKHTGGTALRSGGLQVLVVTFVATGAIFGAVDVVTVAFAEEQGHKAAASLVLAVYALGSCLAGAVFGLLRLKRKPSTRWVMGVCAMAVSMIPLQLAGNLTFLAVALFVAGLAIAPTMVTTMALIEQHVPRTELTEGMTWTGTGLAVGVALGSSAAGWVVDASGAEAGYAVPAVAGALAAAVAFLGYRRLSGPAPTEGRGEDDRNRRTDDDERVA; encoded by the coding sequence TTGCCCAGTCCCTACCGCGCGATCTTCGCCGCCCCCGGCACCAAGGGGTTCTCGGCGGCCGGATTCATCGGCCGGATGCCGCTGTCCATGATGGGCATCGGCGTGGTGACCATGGTTTCCCAGCTCACCGGCCGTTACGGGCTCGCCGGGGCGCTCACCGCGACGCTGGCGATGTCGGCGGCGGCGATCGGGCCGCAGATATCCCGGCTCGTCGACCGGCACGGACAGCGGCGCGTCCTGCGCCCCGCCACGCTCGTCGCGCTGGCGGCGGTGACCGGGCTCCTGATCTGCGCCCAGCAGCGGCTGCCGGACTGGACGCTCTTCGTCTTCGCGGCGGGCGCGGGCTGCGTGCCCAGCGTGGGGGCGATGACCCGGGCCCGCTGGGCGGAGATCTACCACGGTTCGCCGCAGCGGCTGCACACCGCGTACTCGTGGGAGTCGATCGTCGACGAGGTGTGCTTCATCTTCGGGCCGATCGTCTCGATCGGCCTGTCCACCGCCTGGTTCCCCGAGGCCGGACCGCTGCTGGCCGCCGGGTTCCTGCTGGTCGGTGTCTTCTGGCTGACCGCGCAGCGCGCCACCGAGCCGGTGCCGCATCCGCGCGAGAAGCACACCGGCGGCACCGCGCTGCGCTCCGGTGGCCTCCAGGTCCTCGTCGTCACGTTCGTGGCGACCGGTGCGATCTTCGGGGCGGTCGACGTGGTGACGGTGGCCTTCGCCGAGGAGCAGGGGCACAAGGCGGCGGCGAGCCTCGTACTGGCCGTGTACGCGCTGGGGTCCTGCCTGGCCGGGGCGGTCTTCGGCCTGCTGCGCCTCAAGCGGAAGCCGTCCACCCGGTGGGTGATGGGCGTGTGTGCGATGGCCGTGAGTATGATCCCCCTCCAACTGGCCGGGAACCTCACGTTTCTGGCCGTGGCGCTCTTTGTCGCGGGCCTCGCCATCGCACCGACGATGGTCACCACGATGGCCCTCATCGAACAGCACGTACCGCGCACCGAACTGACCGAGGGCATGACCTGGACCGGCACCGGTCTCGCCGTCGGTGTGGCGCTCGGCTCCTCGGCCGCCGGCTGGGTGGTCGACGCGTCGGGCGCCGAGGCGGGGTACGCGGTGCCCGCCGTGGCGGGAGCGCTCGCGGCCGCGGTGGCGTTCCTGGGGTATCGCCGGCTCAGCGGGCCGGCGCCTACGGAGGGGCGCGGGGAAGATGACCGAAACCGACGCACGGACGACGACGAGCGCGTGGCGTAA
- a CDS encoding inositol monophosphatase family protein: MTDPNLSELLDLALEAARRAGALLRDGRPADLGVAATKSSPIDVVTEMDIAAEKLITGFLTERRPQDGFLGEEGASAEGSSGIRWVIDPLDGTVNYLYGLPTWAVSIAAERDGERVVGVVEAPMRGETYRAVLGGGAYAKGGAYGEGAALRCRPAPPLDQALVSTGFNYVAHVRTHQADVAQKLIPGLRDIRRGGSAAVDLCDVASGRLDGYYERGLHPWDLAAGDLIAREAGACTGGRPGLPADGDLTVAASPGVFEPLQGILDELGAWHD, translated from the coding sequence GTGACCGACCCGAACCTGTCCGAACTGCTCGACCTCGCTCTGGAGGCCGCCCGCCGCGCCGGTGCGCTGCTGCGCGACGGCCGCCCGGCCGACCTAGGGGTGGCCGCGACCAAGTCCAGCCCGATCGACGTCGTCACCGAGATGGACATCGCCGCCGAGAAGCTGATCACCGGTTTCCTCACCGAGCGCCGTCCCCAGGACGGCTTCCTGGGTGAGGAAGGGGCCAGCGCGGAGGGCAGCAGCGGCATCCGATGGGTCATCGACCCGCTCGACGGCACCGTGAACTACCTGTACGGGCTGCCGACCTGGGCCGTGTCCATCGCCGCCGAACGGGACGGCGAGCGGGTCGTGGGCGTGGTGGAGGCCCCGATGCGCGGCGAGACGTACCGGGCGGTGCTCGGAGGCGGTGCATATGCGAAGGGCGGGGCGTACGGCGAGGGCGCCGCGCTGCGCTGCCGGCCCGCGCCGCCGCTCGACCAGGCGCTCGTCTCGACCGGTTTCAACTACGTCGCCCACGTCCGTACGCACCAGGCGGACGTGGCCCAGAAGCTGATCCCGGGGCTGCGCGACATCCGGCGCGGCGGCTCCGCCGCAGTGGACCTGTGCGATGTGGCCTCCGGCCGTCTCGACGGCTACTACGAGCGCGGCCTGCACCCGTGGGACCTGGCGGCCGGTGATCTCATCGCCCGTGAGGCGGGGGCGTGCACCGGAGGCCGTCCCGGGCTGCCCGCAGACGGTGACCTGACGGTCGCCGCGTCTCCCGGCGTCTTCGAGCCGCTGCAGGGCATCCTGGACGAGCTCGGCGCCTGGCACGACTGA
- a CDS encoding ferrochelatase, protein MSDLRDPAPYDALLLLSFGGPEGPGDVVPFLANVTRGRGIPEERLKEVGKHYFLFGGVSPINAHNRALLDALRKDFAEHGLDLPVYWGNRNWAPYLTDTLREMVMDGRRRIAVLATSAYASYSGCRQYRENLAESLAALEAEGLPVPRVDKLRHYFNHPGFVRPMVDGVLASLADLPEDVRAGAHLAFTTHSIPTFAADTSGPAEAHGDGGAYVAEHLDVARLIVDAVREETGVEHPWQLVYQSRSGAPHIPWLEPDICDHLEALHGEGVPAVVMVPIGFVSDHMEVLYDLDTEATAKAAELGLPVRRSATVGADPRFAAAVRELVLERAATEQGRGAQRCALGALGPSHDLCPVGCCPARALKPAAAGADSPYA, encoded by the coding sequence ATGTCCGATCTGCGCGATCCCGCTCCCTATGACGCCCTGCTGCTGCTCTCCTTCGGCGGCCCCGAAGGCCCGGGCGACGTCGTCCCGTTCCTGGCGAACGTGACCCGTGGCCGCGGCATCCCCGAGGAGCGGCTGAAGGAAGTCGGCAAGCACTACTTCCTGTTCGGCGGCGTCAGCCCGATCAACGCCCATAACAGGGCCCTGCTGGACGCCCTGCGCAAGGATTTCGCGGAGCACGGTCTCGATCTTCCGGTGTACTGGGGCAACCGCAACTGGGCGCCGTACCTCACCGACACCCTGCGCGAGATGGTCATGGACGGACGCCGTCGCATCGCCGTCCTCGCCACCAGCGCCTACGCCTCGTACTCCGGCTGCCGGCAGTACCGCGAGAACCTCGCCGAGTCGCTGGCCGCCCTGGAGGCCGAAGGACTGCCGGTGCCCCGTGTCGACAAGCTCAGGCACTACTTCAACCACCCCGGGTTCGTACGGCCCATGGTCGACGGCGTCCTCGCCTCCCTGGCCGACCTCCCCGAGGACGTACGGGCCGGGGCGCACCTCGCCTTCACCACGCACTCCATCCCCACCTTCGCCGCCGACACCTCCGGCCCCGCGGAGGCGCACGGCGACGGCGGCGCCTATGTCGCCGAGCACCTCGACGTCGCCCGGCTGATCGTCGACGCGGTGCGCGAGGAGACCGGCGTCGAGCACCCCTGGCAGCTCGTCTACCAGTCGCGCAGCGGCGCCCCGCACATCCCGTGGCTGGAACCCGACATCTGCGACCACCTGGAGGCGCTGCACGGGGAGGGAGTCCCGGCCGTGGTGATGGTCCCCATCGGTTTCGTCTCGGACCACATGGAGGTGCTGTACGACCTCGACACGGAGGCCACCGCGAAGGCCGCCGAACTCGGGCTTCCGGTGCGCAGGTCCGCGACCGTGGGCGCCGACCCGCGGTTCGCCGCGGCCGTGCGCGAACTGGTGCTGGAGCGCGCGGCCACCGAGCAGGGGCGTGGTGCGCAGCGGTGCGCGCTGGGCGCGCTCGGCCCGAGCCATGACCTCTGCCCGGTCGGCTGCTGCCCGGCCCGGGCCCTCAAGCCCGCCGCGGCGGGCGCCGACAGCCCGTACGCGTAG
- a CDS encoding response regulator transcription factor encodes MRVLVVEDEQLLADAVATGLRREAMAVDVVYDGAAAVERIEVNDYDVVVLDRDLPLVHGDDVCRRIVELGMPTRVLMLTASGDVSDRVEGLELGADDYLPKPFAFTELTARVRALGRRTTVALPPVLERAGIKLDPNRREVFRGDAEIQLAPKEFAVLEVLMRSEGAVVSAEQLLEKAWDENTDPFTNVVRVTVMTLRRKLGEPPVIVTVPGSGYRI; translated from the coding sequence GTGCGCGTACTCGTCGTGGAGGACGAGCAGCTGCTCGCCGATGCGGTGGCCACCGGATTGCGCCGCGAGGCCATGGCCGTCGATGTCGTGTACGACGGTGCTGCGGCCGTGGAGCGCATCGAGGTCAACGACTACGACGTCGTGGTGCTGGACCGGGACCTGCCTCTGGTGCACGGCGACGACGTCTGCCGGCGGATCGTCGAGCTGGGGATGCCCACCCGGGTCCTCATGCTCACCGCGTCCGGGGACGTCAGCGACCGGGTCGAGGGCCTGGAGCTGGGCGCGGACGACTACCTGCCCAAGCCCTTCGCCTTCACCGAGCTCACCGCACGGGTCCGGGCGCTGGGGCGGCGTACGACCGTGGCCCTGCCGCCCGTCCTGGAGCGCGCCGGGATCAAGCTCGACCCCAACCGCCGCGAGGTCTTCCGGGGCGATGCCGAGATCCAGCTCGCGCCGAAGGAGTTCGCCGTGCTGGAGGTCCTGATGCGCAGCGAGGGCGCGGTCGTCTCGGCCGAGCAGCTGCTGGAGAAGGCCTGGGACGAGAACACCGACCCGTTCACCAATGTCGTCCGGGTCACCGTCATGACGCTGCGCCGCAAACTCGGCGAGCCGCCGGTGATCGTCACCGTGCCCGGCTCCGGCTACCGGATCTGA
- a CDS encoding D-arabinono-1,4-lactone oxidase yields the protein MTETDARTTTSAWRNWAGNVSARPVRSVSPASVAELAEVLRRASEDGLRVKPVGTGHSFTATAATDGVLIRPDLLTGIREIDRTAMTVTVEAGTPLKRLNTALAREGLSLTNMGDIMEQTVAGATSTGTHGTGRDSASISAQIRALELVTADGTVLTCSEKENADVFAVARIGLGALGVVTAITFAVEPVFLLTAREEPMSFDEVTNGFGELVAENEHFEFYWFPHTGNCNTKRNNRSAGPAAPPGRVSGWVEDELLSNGIFQVACSLGRAVPAAIPSIAKVSSRALSARTYTDIPYKVFTSPRRVRFVEMEYALPREAAVEALREVKAMVERSPLRVSFPVEVRTAPADDIALSTASGRESAYIAVHLYKGTPYQAYFTAVERIMTAHAGRPHWGKVNTRDAEYLAGVYPRFGEFTAVRHRLDPDRLFGNDYLRRVLGD from the coding sequence ATGACCGAAACCGACGCACGGACGACGACGAGCGCGTGGCGTAACTGGGCGGGGAACGTCAGCGCCCGTCCGGTACGGTCCGTCTCCCCCGCCTCCGTGGCGGAGCTCGCCGAGGTGCTGCGCCGGGCGTCCGAGGACGGTCTGCGGGTGAAGCCGGTCGGCACCGGACACTCCTTCACCGCGACGGCGGCCACCGACGGCGTACTGATCCGCCCCGATCTGCTCACCGGCATACGGGAGATCGACCGCACGGCGATGACGGTGACCGTCGAGGCCGGCACCCCGCTGAAGCGGCTGAACACCGCCCTGGCGCGGGAGGGCCTGTCGCTCACCAACATGGGCGACATCATGGAGCAGACGGTCGCGGGCGCCACCTCGACCGGCACCCATGGCACCGGCCGCGACTCGGCGTCCATATCCGCGCAGATCCGCGCCCTCGAACTGGTCACGGCCGACGGCACGGTGCTGACCTGTTCGGAGAAGGAGAACGCCGATGTCTTCGCCGTCGCCCGGATCGGGCTCGGCGCCCTGGGTGTCGTCACGGCGATCACCTTCGCCGTGGAGCCGGTCTTCCTGCTGACGGCCCGCGAGGAGCCGATGAGCTTCGACGAGGTCACGAACGGCTTCGGCGAACTGGTCGCCGAGAACGAGCACTTCGAGTTCTACTGGTTCCCGCACACCGGCAACTGCAACACCAAGCGCAACAACCGCAGCGCGGGCCCCGCCGCCCCGCCCGGAAGGGTCAGTGGCTGGGTCGAGGACGAGCTCCTCTCCAACGGGATCTTCCAGGTGGCCTGTTCGCTCGGCCGGGCGGTCCCCGCCGCCATTCCGTCGATCGCCAAGGTCTCCAGCCGCGCCCTGTCGGCCCGTACGTACACCGACATCCCCTACAAGGTCTTCACCAGCCCGCGCCGGGTCCGCTTCGTGGAGATGGAGTACGCCCTTCCGCGCGAGGCCGCCGTGGAAGCGCTGCGTGAGGTGAAGGCGATGGTCGAGCGGTCGCCGCTGCGGGTCAGCTTCCCGGTCGAGGTCCGTACCGCCCCCGCGGACGACATCGCGCTCTCCACGGCCTCGGGCCGGGAGAGCGCGTACATCGCCGTCCATCTGTACAAGGGCACGCCCTACCAGGCGTACTTCACCGCGGTCGAGCGGATCATGACCGCCCACGCGGGCCGCCCGCACTGGGGCAAGGTCAACACTCGCGACGCCGAGTACCTCGCCGGGGTGTATCCGCGGTTCGGCGAGTTCACCGCCGTACGTCACCGGCTGGACCCGGACCGCCTCTTCGGCAACGACTATCTGCGCCGGGTGCTGGGCGACTGA
- a CDS encoding sensor histidine kinase gives MPTVPAPPTAPPKPTWEPKQQEPPYWLRPTIRIRLTLLYGGMFLIAGILLLSIIYMLAAQALHVGSELPFKVVSGQVTSDVCNFNEKSTPDAFNSAMNTCVNHQRQRALDTLLNRSLLALVGLSVIAFAFGYAMAGRVLSPLGRITRTARRVAGTDLSRRIELDGPDDELKELADTFDEMLDRLERAFTAQQRFVGNASHELRTPLAINRTLLEVHLSDPQAPPELKQLGKTLLATNERSEQLVEGLLLLARSDNQIVERKPVDLAEVASRAIDQTRAEAEERGVEIRGERAPAVVQGNGVLLERIALNLVQNAVRYNVPEQGWVEVTTGLQPGQAVLLVSNTGPVVPAYEIDNLFEPFRRLRTERTGSDKGVGLGLSIARSVARAHGGRIVAEPREGGGLVMRVSLPV, from the coding sequence ATGCCCACCGTCCCGGCGCCGCCGACAGCGCCCCCGAAGCCCACCTGGGAGCCCAAACAGCAGGAGCCGCCCTACTGGCTGCGCCCGACCATCCGGATACGGCTCACGCTGCTGTACGGCGGCATGTTCCTGATCGCGGGCATTCTGCTGCTCTCGATCATCTACATGCTGGCCGCCCAGGCCCTGCACGTGGGCAGTGAGCTGCCGTTCAAGGTCGTGAGCGGCCAGGTCACCAGTGACGTGTGCAATTTCAACGAGAAGTCCACGCCGGACGCCTTCAACTCGGCCATGAACACCTGCGTCAACCATCAGCGCCAGCGGGCCCTGGACACGCTGCTGAACCGGTCGCTGCTGGCACTCGTCGGCCTCAGCGTCATCGCCTTCGCCTTCGGCTACGCCATGGCGGGCCGGGTGCTCTCCCCGCTGGGCCGGATCACCCGCACCGCACGCCGGGTGGCCGGAACCGACCTGTCCCGCCGGATCGAGCTGGACGGCCCGGACGACGAGCTGAAGGAGCTCGCCGACACCTTCGACGAGATGCTCGACCGCCTGGAACGGGCCTTCACCGCCCAGCAGCGGTTCGTCGGGAACGCGTCGCACGAGCTGCGCACCCCGCTCGCGATCAACCGCACGCTGCTGGAGGTCCATCTCTCCGACCCGCAGGCACCACCGGAGCTGAAACAGCTCGGCAAGACCCTGCTGGCCACCAACGAGCGCAGTGAGCAGCTGGTCGAGGGCCTGCTGCTGCTCGCCCGCAGCGACAACCAGATCGTCGAGCGCAAACCGGTCGACCTCGCCGAGGTGGCCTCGCGCGCGATCGACCAGACGCGCGCCGAGGCCGAGGAGCGGGGCGTGGAGATCCGCGGCGAACGTGCCCCGGCCGTCGTCCAGGGCAATGGTGTCCTGCTGGAGCGGATCGCGCTGAACCTCGTACAGAACGCCGTGCGCTACAACGTCCCGGAGCAGGGCTGGGTGGAGGTCACCACCGGGCTGCAGCCCGGCCAGGCCGTGCTCCTGGTCTCGAACACGGGGCCCGTGGTGCCCGCGTACGAGATCGACAACCTCTTCGAGCCCTTCAGGCGGCTGCGTACGGAGCGAACGGGCAGCGACAAGGGGGTGGGGCTCGGCCTGTCGATCGCACGCTCTGTGGCGCGCGCTCACGGCGGCCGTATCGTCGCGGAACCCCGCGAGGGCGGTGGTCTTGTGATGCGCGTCTCACTGCCGGTCTGA